A genomic region of Synechococcus sp. NOUM97013 contains the following coding sequences:
- a CDS encoding glycosyltransferase has product MRESSIPKTKGYHHCIYQPKRGNGNDTHPLIVDAETKAIRAEACAELCQQLKQKGFTPDIICGHPGWGELLFLPFIWPDAPILMYQEFCYNVNGFDCAFDRELQPDDSDWQNSGRIHFKNANTLLNLDHATWNISPTAFQKSSYPERFHHRFSVIHDGISIRAKPAKNLKKLAFKIDDELTLTSADNLITFVNRHIEPYRGCHSFIRAIPRIQELQPEARIVIVGEREGISYGKACDDGEWCDRFLAEIDGHYDPSRVHFVGRIDYDRFLTLLQLSKAHVYLTYPFVLSWSLLEAMSIGCPIVGSATAPVMEVMEDEHNGLLVDFFSPQAIADQVDRLLNDRQLAQKLGTQAHRDAVEHYSLERCLPRQLNLIDLVASRAIGQ; this is encoded by the coding sequence ATGCGTGAAAGCAGCATCCCCAAAACAAAGGGTTATCACCATTGCATTTATCAACCCAAAAGAGGAAATGGCAACGACACCCATCCTCTAATTGTCGACGCCGAAACGAAAGCAATACGCGCTGAAGCCTGCGCAGAACTCTGCCAACAATTGAAACAAAAAGGCTTCACGCCTGACATCATCTGTGGCCATCCCGGCTGGGGAGAATTGCTCTTCTTACCCTTCATCTGGCCTGATGCACCCATTTTGATGTATCAGGAGTTTTGCTACAACGTGAATGGATTTGATTGCGCTTTCGATCGCGAACTCCAACCCGATGACAGCGACTGGCAGAACTCCGGACGGATTCATTTCAAGAACGCCAATACGCTGCTGAATCTTGATCACGCCACCTGGAATATCAGTCCAACGGCCTTCCAGAAAAGCTCCTATCCAGAACGGTTTCACCATCGCTTTTCTGTGATTCACGACGGCATCTCCATCCGGGCCAAGCCAGCCAAAAACCTCAAAAAACTCGCTTTTAAAATCGACGACGAGCTGACACTCACGAGCGCTGACAACCTGATCACCTTTGTGAACCGCCATATCGAGCCCTATCGCGGTTGTCACTCCTTCATCCGCGCCATTCCGAGGATTCAGGAGCTTCAACCTGAGGCCAGGATTGTGATTGTTGGAGAAAGGGAAGGGATCAGCTACGGCAAAGCCTGTGACGATGGCGAGTGGTGTGATCGTTTTTTGGCAGAGATCGACGGCCACTACGACCCTTCACGAGTGCATTTCGTCGGCCGCATCGACTACGACCGCTTTCTGACCTTGCTGCAGCTCAGCAAAGCGCATGTGTATCTCACCTACCCCTTCGTGCTCAGCTGGAGCCTGCTGGAAGCGATGAGCATCGGTTGCCCCATCGTGGGGTCCGCCACTGCGCCCGTGATGGAGGTGATGGAGGACGAACACAACGGCTTATTGGTGGATTTCTTCAGTCCGCAAGCCATCGCCGATCAAGTGGATCGGCTGCTGAACGATCGCCAACTGGCCCAAAAATTGGGCACGCAAGCCCATCGCGATGCCGTGGAGCACTACAGCTTGGAGCGCTGCCTGCCGCGCCAGCTCAACCTGATTGATCTGGTGGCCTCAAGAGCGATCGGCCAGTGA
- a CDS encoding glycosyltransferase family 2 protein — protein sequence MKARSSLLWISLSLDVVGLVLAALLATHLLHHNPALVLSIDGLTFGLGFLLLAWFFGGYSFLRWPWMPFRQLLQRWLLVVGSALLLAVLAGWLLNVPVTAVWFHRSTLLILGLALGCWGVLMRCWLHPLARRQAALALAQSPVAQRLSRADLPVAQASAKAQRQLLLLLVAYHPSPLEVEQLQACLAKLPPEVGYAVVVNDHQPGEPVDQLAAAADLFLANADNPGYGRAVNRLVVSLGQLPPYIGVLNTDLSWEPGSFEQLLAWLQQHPQVSLAVPQILDEQGTPQKLCKHHPTVLGLFSRRFLPNGLKPGWLRRYDRWYVMADQNYEEVFEAPYLSGCCMLIRSEAFRRAGGFDERYFLYLEDADLTRSLAREGRCVHLPVASVVHGWGRGNYRNLGLMAVNLTSAWHYFRKWGWALW from the coding sequence ATGAAGGCGCGCTCGTCACTGCTTTGGATCAGCCTGAGCCTTGACGTTGTGGGGTTGGTGCTCGCAGCTCTGCTGGCGACGCACTTGCTGCATCACAACCCTGCCCTGGTGCTCAGCATCGATGGCTTGACCTTCGGGCTAGGGTTTCTCTTGCTGGCATGGTTTTTTGGCGGGTACTCCTTCCTGCGCTGGCCCTGGATGCCATTTCGGCAGCTGTTGCAGCGATGGTTGCTGGTGGTGGGCAGTGCCCTGCTCCTTGCGGTCCTGGCGGGTTGGCTGCTCAATGTCCCCGTCACGGCGGTGTGGTTCCACCGCAGCACGCTGCTGATCCTGGGCCTGGCGCTTGGTTGCTGGGGGGTGTTGATGCGCTGCTGGCTGCATCCGTTGGCACGGCGTCAAGCCGCCTTGGCCTTGGCGCAATCCCCGGTGGCGCAACGGCTTTCCAGGGCTGACCTGCCCGTGGCGCAAGCGTCGGCCAAGGCCCAGCGCCAATTGCTGCTGCTGTTGGTGGCGTATCACCCGTCCCCTCTGGAGGTGGAGCAACTGCAGGCTTGCCTGGCAAAGCTGCCGCCTGAGGTGGGCTATGCCGTGGTGGTGAACGACCATCAGCCGGGCGAGCCAGTGGATCAGCTGGCGGCCGCAGCCGACCTGTTCCTCGCCAATGCCGACAACCCTGGTTACGGCCGTGCCGTGAACCGGTTGGTGGTGAGCCTGGGGCAGTTGCCGCCTTACATCGGGGTGCTGAACACGGATCTTTCCTGGGAGCCCGGCAGTTTTGAGCAGTTGCTGGCCTGGTTGCAACAGCATCCGCAGGTGAGCCTGGCTGTTCCGCAGATCCTCGATGAGCAGGGCACCCCTCAGAAGCTGTGCAAACACCACCCCACGGTGCTGGGACTGTTCAGCCGACGCTTCCTGCCCAATGGGCTCAAACCCGGTTGGCTGAGGCGCTACGACCGCTGGTATGTGATGGCGGATCAGAACTACGAGGAGGTGTTTGAAGCGCCCTACTTGAGCGGTTGCTGCATGCTGATCCGCAGCGAGGCATTCCGCCGCGCCGGCGGTTTCGATGAGCGTTACTTCCTCTATTTGGAAGATGCCGACCTCACCCGCAGCTTGGCCCGTGAGGGCCGTTGCGTGCACCTGCCGGTGGCGAGCGTGGTGCACGGTTGGGGCCGTGGCAACTACCGCAACCTTGGCCTGATGGCCGTAAACCTGACCAGTGCTTGGCACTACTTCCGCAAGTGGGGCTGGGCGCTCTGGTGA
- a CDS encoding glycosyltransferase family 2 protein → MALLPQVGLGALVIEVVLPTYNGAAYLKEQVDSIHRQTLRPQRLLVRDDGSSDGTQALLAELQQHYGSWLHQLPAEENLGCSANVSRLLEASRAPYVALADQDDIWLPEKLAESLALLQRLEQHHGVHRPLLVHSDLELMAADGCPLGSTYMQHQRLDPGCTAPEALALTNVVTGCTVLVNRALLDQALPIPPEALMHDWWLALVASRFGAIGWLPQPTMLYRQHGGNVLGAQGLGLAYWMTRLRNLLVDPAAGGHTRAALQQAACFEQRYGQALSPLPALMQVTRRRRWLALCRLPAHQRPWKHGPLRTLGLYGLLAWMPR, encoded by the coding sequence TTGGCACTACTTCCGCAAGTGGGGCTGGGCGCTCTGGTGATTGAGGTTGTTCTCCCCACTTACAACGGTGCTGCTTATCTCAAAGAGCAGGTGGACTCAATCCATCGGCAGACGCTTCGGCCCCAGCGCTTGCTGGTGCGTGATGACGGCTCCTCCGATGGCACCCAGGCTCTGCTTGCGGAGCTCCAGCAGCACTACGGCTCCTGGCTGCATCAGCTTCCTGCAGAGGAGAACCTCGGTTGCAGTGCCAATGTGAGTCGCTTGCTGGAGGCCAGCCGAGCGCCCTACGTCGCGCTTGCCGATCAAGACGACATCTGGCTGCCTGAGAAGTTGGCAGAGTCGCTTGCGTTGCTTCAGCGGCTTGAGCAGCATCACGGCGTTCACCGGCCACTGCTGGTGCATAGCGATCTGGAGCTGATGGCGGCCGATGGTTGTCCTTTGGGCAGCACTTATATGCAGCATCAGCGTCTGGATCCCGGCTGCACGGCTCCAGAGGCTCTTGCGCTCACCAACGTGGTGACCGGTTGTACGGTTTTGGTCAACCGCGCTCTGCTGGATCAGGCGCTGCCCATACCCCCGGAAGCTCTGATGCACGACTGGTGGCTGGCCCTCGTAGCCAGTCGTTTCGGCGCGATCGGCTGGCTGCCGCAGCCGACGATGCTGTATCGCCAGCACGGCGGCAACGTGCTGGGTGCCCAGGGTTTGGGGCTGGCTTACTGGATGACACGGCTCCGGAATCTCTTGGTTGATCCCGCCGCTGGTGGCCATACCCGCGCGGCGTTGCAACAGGCGGCGTGTTTTGAGCAGCGTTACGGACAGGCTTTGTCGCCACTCCCTGCGCTGATGCAGGTGACGCGCCGCCGCCGTTGGCTGGCGTTGTGCCGTCTCCCTGCGCATCAACGTCCTTGGAAACATGGGCCATTGCGGACGCTGGGGTTATACGGTCTGCTGGCTTGGATGCCCCGATGA
- a CDS encoding glycosyltransferase family 2 protein — MKVRSLIRRLRTSAQVLRGDPGVVLRLPRFVWRTLKEGPRASLDRLRRLSDPLRFSVDYEAWLAEFGTTALEKEAMQAWAKALPEPAQIAVLMPVFNPKPEWLQAAIASVQAQLYPHWQLCIADDCSTDPRIRPLLEAAMAADPRIQVVFRERNGHICASSNSALQVVRAPWLALLDHDDLLPDDALIWVAQAIQSHPEARLFYSDEDKISPDETRFDPYFKGDWNPLLMQAQNTFSHLGVYNTALVRSVGGFREGFEGSQDHDLVLRCSERLRRDQIVHIPRVLYHWRVHPESTAGGAQAKPYTVQAAERAITEHLQRQQLPLQAVGWTPLGFRAELALPEPAPRVSVIIPTRNGLKVLEPCLNSLLRITRYPDFEVLVVDNGSDDPATLRFLEGLEQQGKICVLRDPSPFNYSALNNKAVEQATGTLVCLLNNDIEVIEPDWLEALVVQALRPGVGAVGARLLYPNRTLQHAGVLLGVGGVANHAHLGWPGEHPGYFSRAQLNQEMAAVTGACLVVRKEHYLKVGGLDATHLKVAFNDVDFCLKLREIGLHNVYVGAAKLIHHESVSRGQDLSPEKAARFASEVAWMQQRWGEQLKHDPAYNPNLCLDNPHFRLSWPPRLERWPVPAQESAQA; from the coding sequence ATGAAAGTCCGATCCCTGATCCGTCGTTTGCGCACCTCCGCTCAGGTGCTGCGTGGGGATCCAGGGGTTGTTCTGCGTTTGCCGCGCTTTGTTTGGCGGACCCTCAAGGAAGGGCCACGCGCCAGCCTGGATCGGTTGCGGCGCCTCAGCGATCCGCTGCGTTTCTCGGTGGATTACGAGGCTTGGCTCGCCGAATTTGGCACCACGGCGTTGGAGAAGGAGGCCATGCAGGCCTGGGCCAAGGCGTTGCCTGAACCGGCTCAGATCGCTGTGCTGATGCCTGTGTTCAACCCCAAGCCCGAGTGGTTGCAGGCGGCGATCGCTTCGGTTCAAGCGCAGCTTTACCCCCATTGGCAGCTCTGCATCGCTGATGACTGCTCCACGGATCCCCGCATCCGCCCGCTGCTGGAAGCGGCGATGGCGGCTGATCCCCGCATCCAGGTGGTGTTCAGGGAGCGCAATGGGCACATCTGCGCAAGTTCCAACAGCGCTTTGCAGGTGGTGCGAGCTCCCTGGCTGGCCTTGCTGGATCACGATGATCTGCTGCCCGACGATGCATTGATCTGGGTGGCGCAGGCCATTCAGTCCCATCCGGAAGCGCGGCTGTTTTACTCCGATGAAGACAAGATCAGTCCGGATGAGACGCGGTTCGACCCCTACTTCAAGGGGGACTGGAATCCCCTGCTGATGCAGGCGCAGAACACGTTTTCCCATCTCGGCGTCTACAACACCGCATTGGTGCGGTCTGTGGGTGGCTTCCGAGAGGGGTTTGAAGGTTCACAAGACCACGACTTGGTGTTGCGTTGCAGTGAGCGGTTGCGCCGTGATCAGATCGTGCATATTCCGCGGGTGCTTTACCACTGGCGCGTGCATCCCGAAAGCACGGCAGGGGGTGCTCAGGCCAAGCCGTACACGGTGCAAGCCGCGGAGCGTGCCATTACAGAACATCTTCAGCGTCAGCAGCTGCCCTTGCAGGCCGTGGGCTGGACTCCGCTTGGATTCAGGGCCGAGCTGGCCCTGCCTGAGCCCGCCCCGCGGGTCAGCGTGATCATCCCCACGCGCAATGGCTTGAAGGTGCTCGAGCCTTGTCTCAACAGTTTGCTTCGCATCACCCGCTACCCCGATTTTGAAGTGCTGGTGGTGGACAATGGATCGGATGATCCAGCCACGCTGCGCTTCCTGGAAGGGTTGGAGCAGCAGGGCAAGATCTGCGTGCTGCGTGATCCCAGCCCGTTCAACTACTCAGCGCTCAACAACAAAGCCGTGGAGCAAGCCACGGGCACGTTGGTCTGTCTGCTCAACAACGACATTGAGGTGATTGAGCCTGACTGGCTCGAAGCCCTGGTGGTTCAGGCGTTGAGACCCGGCGTGGGTGCGGTCGGTGCACGTCTGCTCTACCCCAATCGAACCCTGCAACACGCGGGTGTGTTGCTTGGTGTGGGGGGTGTCGCCAACCATGCTCACCTCGGCTGGCCTGGCGAGCATCCGGGCTATTTCTCGAGAGCGCAGTTGAACCAGGAGATGGCGGCTGTGACGGGCGCTTGCCTCGTGGTGCGCAAGGAGCACTACTTGAAGGTGGGGGGTCTTGATGCCACGCATCTCAAGGTGGCGTTCAACGATGTCGACTTCTGCTTGAAGCTTCGGGAGATCGGTCTCCACAACGTTTATGTGGGTGCCGCCAAGCTCATCCATCACGAGTCGGTGAGTCGTGGCCAGGATTTGAGTCCTGAGAAAGCCGCTCGCTTTGCATCAGAAGTGGCTTGGATGCAGCAGCGCTGGGGTGAGCAGCTCAAGCACGACCCCGCCTACAACCCCAATCTTTGTCTCGATAATCCCCATTTCCGGCTCTCCTGGCCGCCACGTTTGGAGCGCTGGCCTGTACCGGCGCAAGAGAGTGCGCAGGCTTAG
- a CDS encoding glycosyltransferase: MSQRPPLTLIVGMHRSGTSLLGSLLPACGIAMPGPLIAGDTHNPEGYFERADITALQEQLLIDLERWWPSPRGMHRLPQNWLTSEPGQQALKDLIALLQVEAERQQGPWAIKDPRSSLLLPLWKQACLTLKIPLQLLLAVRDPAEVMVSLVRRDQAVTGMDGWRAQRLWWHHNAQVLRDGADLPLQVVSYSHWFTPDTALKQVNNLAPEASQDQQRQALKAVKPEHRRSRLHDLPTPLFRPVQAMYQRLNQLALQPVERQRPVRQALEQWLNRQPELPAPAPLPRRRSRIKQRVKQWLGKPAVNRVAEHPWGALAELSCGSQGPAAEHQLHFWETQGFRSLELERIALLAGSTPAAEPWSSSESAITLQVRGGDLNQWPVHAWIQHCPIERASDGEILVLPFGRATESLVALNLMDVCSGQLGAEELLALAQLERVWDPDRDRVRLLRQFGVNASWLHPHQTTNGYLTPMNGNWDACAETLGLAAPEQLRCLGTTLCLGTESPALSQELHPPLLGIPGFNGLTQGDSRSAHLLAQWLQGCLSNGLELVRQQITPEEQQMQGWQVLRQTGAAQKAPILILNAAISGRELQQELHWYRQGCPPAEPCQTPAPSVRVLFDQDKRQRSRGLSVCISLYNYGARILDALNSVLAQSEAGSTELIVVDDASSDDSAAVVRTWMQEHHPQLGRCLLLQHNSNGGLAAARNTAFRLATSPWCFVLDADNQLEPLALQQCGQLARHSAANCAVVHSLVRVQAEQGSDDPRVLVSDTPWQQQLLRGGNYIDAMALVRREAWEAIGGYTHIPGGWEDFDFWCSLIDAGWHGVLCPQVLATYTSHSSSMRAESTTKQERRLSRLLQARHPWLDLPQCHDQAIWPPSKG; this comes from the coding sequence ATGAGCCAGCGACCACCGCTCACCCTGATTGTTGGCATGCATCGCAGCGGCACCTCGCTGCTGGGATCGCTGTTGCCGGCCTGTGGAATCGCCATGCCGGGTCCGTTAATTGCCGGTGACACCCACAATCCAGAGGGCTATTTCGAACGCGCCGACATCACCGCCCTGCAAGAGCAGCTGCTGATTGATCTCGAGCGCTGGTGGCCCTCCCCGCGGGGAATGCATCGCCTCCCCCAGAACTGGCTGACCAGCGAGCCTGGGCAGCAGGCCCTGAAGGATCTGATCGCGCTGTTGCAGGTCGAAGCCGAGCGGCAGCAGGGTCCCTGGGCGATCAAGGATCCCCGCAGCAGCCTGCTGCTGCCGCTCTGGAAGCAAGCCTGCCTGACGCTGAAGATCCCTCTGCAACTGCTGTTAGCGGTGCGCGATCCCGCGGAAGTGATGGTTTCCTTGGTGCGGCGGGATCAAGCCGTCACCGGCATGGATGGATGGCGTGCCCAGCGCCTGTGGTGGCACCACAACGCCCAGGTGCTGCGCGACGGCGCTGACCTGCCGCTTCAAGTGGTGAGCTACAGCCACTGGTTCACCCCAGACACGGCTCTCAAGCAGGTGAACAACCTGGCCCCAGAGGCCTCACAAGACCAGCAGCGTCAGGCACTAAAGGCTGTCAAACCAGAGCACCGCCGCAGTCGCCTGCACGATCTGCCCACCCCCCTGTTCCGACCGGTTCAGGCAATGTATCAACGCCTGAACCAGCTGGCACTCCAGCCGGTTGAACGGCAACGCCCCGTGCGGCAAGCGCTGGAGCAGTGGCTGAACCGACAACCTGAGCTGCCTGCCCCGGCCCCGCTGCCCCGCCGGCGCAGCCGAATCAAACAACGCGTGAAGCAATGGCTGGGCAAGCCAGCTGTGAACCGGGTGGCCGAGCATCCCTGGGGCGCTTTGGCTGAACTGAGCTGCGGCAGCCAAGGGCCGGCAGCGGAGCACCAGCTGCATTTCTGGGAAACACAGGGGTTCCGCAGCTTGGAGTTGGAGCGCATCGCTCTGCTCGCCGGATCCACCCCGGCGGCAGAACCCTGGAGTTCATCGGAGTCCGCGATCACACTCCAGGTGCGCGGCGGCGACCTGAATCAGTGGCCAGTGCATGCCTGGATTCAACACTGCCCGATCGAGAGGGCGTCAGATGGAGAGATCCTGGTCCTGCCCTTTGGCCGTGCAACAGAAAGCCTGGTCGCCCTCAACCTGATGGATGTCTGCAGCGGCCAGCTGGGTGCTGAGGAACTGCTGGCACTCGCGCAACTGGAGCGGGTCTGGGATCCCGATCGCGATCGGGTGAGGCTGCTGCGTCAGTTCGGCGTGAACGCCTCCTGGCTGCACCCCCACCAAACCACCAACGGCTATCTCACTCCCATGAACGGCAATTGGGATGCCTGCGCTGAGACGCTGGGGCTCGCAGCACCCGAGCAGCTCCGATGCCTTGGAACAACCCTCTGCCTTGGCACTGAAAGCCCCGCACTCAGCCAAGAGCTGCATCCACCCCTGCTCGGCATCCCCGGGTTCAATGGGCTGACGCAGGGCGATTCCCGGAGCGCTCACCTGCTAGCTCAGTGGCTGCAAGGTTGCCTGAGCAACGGGCTCGAACTGGTGCGCCAGCAGATCACACCTGAGGAGCAACAGATGCAGGGCTGGCAGGTCCTGCGCCAAACCGGTGCTGCGCAAAAAGCCCCGATCCTGATCCTGAACGCAGCGATCAGCGGCCGTGAGCTGCAGCAAGAACTGCACTGGTACCGCCAAGGCTGCCCGCCAGCAGAGCCTTGCCAAACCCCTGCGCCAAGCGTCCGTGTGCTGTTCGATCAGGACAAGAGGCAGCGCAGCAGAGGCCTGAGCGTCTGCATCAGCCTCTACAACTACGGGGCTCGCATCCTGGATGCCCTCAACAGTGTGCTGGCCCAGAGCGAAGCCGGCTCCACCGAGCTGATCGTGGTGGACGATGCCTCAAGCGACGACAGCGCCGCCGTTGTGCGGACATGGATGCAAGAACACCATCCGCAACTCGGACGCTGCTTGCTGTTGCAGCACAACAGCAATGGTGGACTGGCCGCTGCAAGGAACACTGCTTTTCGATTGGCCACAAGCCCCTGGTGCTTTGTGCTGGATGCCGACAATCAGCTGGAACCCCTGGCCCTGCAACAGTGCGGCCAGCTCGCGCGGCACAGCGCAGCCAATTGCGCGGTGGTGCACAGTCTGGTGCGAGTCCAAGCGGAACAAGGGAGTGATGATCCACGGGTGTTGGTGAGTGACACCCCATGGCAGCAACAGCTTTTACGAGGCGGGAACTACATCGATGCCATGGCCCTGGTGCGGCGTGAGGCCTGGGAGGCCATCGGCGGCTACACCCACATCCCAGGTGGCTGGGAAGACTTCGACTTCTGGTGCTCGTTGATCGATGCCGGTTGGCACGGGGTGCTCTGCCCCCAGGTGCTGGCGACGTACACCAGCCACAGCAGCTCCATGCGTGCGGAGAGCACCACCAAACAGGAACGCCGCCTCAGTCGCTTGTTGCAGGCCCGGCATCCCTGGCTCGATTTGCCGCAATGCCATGACCAAGCGATCTGGCCGCCATCCAAGGGCTAA
- a CDS encoding DUF5989 family protein, giving the protein MRDLIDLLSDLWAFMKVRQKYWLAPLIITLVLMGALLVFTQGTVVAPFIYSLF; this is encoded by the coding sequence ATGCGTGACCTGATTGATCTCCTCTCTGATCTCTGGGCATTCATGAAGGTGCGCCAGAAGTATTGGCTCGCCCCTTTGATCATCACGCTGGTGCTCATGGGCGCCCTGCTGGTGTTCACGCAAGGCACCGTGGTCGCACCCTTCATCTACAGCTTGTTTTGA
- a CDS encoding SxtJ family membrane protein, with the protein MSLPTIPKASEQQLRNFGLTLGLFLPLVFSLIWPWLHNTASPTWPIVLGSLCIAMGLIAPKQLQRPYGLWMLLGHGLGWINSHLILGLIYLVVLQPIAIAMRLLGHDPLRRSFKPELDSYRESCADKTVNLERPF; encoded by the coding sequence ATGTCGCTACCCACGATTCCCAAAGCCAGCGAGCAGCAGTTGCGCAATTTCGGGCTCACGCTCGGGTTGTTTCTGCCCTTGGTCTTCAGCCTGATCTGGCCATGGCTGCACAACACAGCCTCACCCACTTGGCCGATCGTGCTCGGCAGTCTCTGCATTGCCATGGGGCTGATTGCGCCCAAGCAACTGCAACGGCCCTATGGGCTGTGGATGCTCTTGGGCCATGGCCTGGGCTGGATCAACAGCCATCTGATTCTCGGCTTGATTTATCTGGTTGTGCTGCAGCCGATCGCGATCGCCATGCGCTTGCTTGGGCATGACCCCTTGCGCCGATCCTTCAAGCCAGAGCTCGACAGCTACCGCGAAAGCTGCGCCGACAAGACAGTTAATCTCGAGCGTCCGTTCTGA
- a CDS encoding carbamoyltransferase codes for MTAILGISAYYHDSAAALLIDGRVVSAAQEERFSRRKHDPSFPSRAIRFCLDQAGLNISDLDAVTYYEKPLLTFERLLETYIGASPRGGRSFVAAMQTWLKEKLFLKRTIQKNLQTIAGAGSTIPPLLFSEHHLSHAAAAFFPSPFESAAVLCMDGVGEWATTSAWIGTGHELKPHWELSFPHSLGLLYSAFTFYCGFKVNSGEYKLMGLAPYGEPKYVDMIYNHLIDVKPDGTFRLNLEFFKFHRGFRMTSQRFHALFGQPPRDPESDLEPFHMDLAASIQVVTERIVLALARSLHKETGAKHLCLAGGVALNCVANGRLLREGPFDKIWIQPASGDAGSALGAALITWHQHFNQPRSLPAGDTMQGTYLGPAFSNQDICNYLQEQDIPFHTEHDEQLFNTVAELLDQGKVVGWLNGRMEFGPRSLGARSILGDPRSQAMQSVMNLKIKYRESFRPFAPSVMAEHVSDQFELDQDSPYMLIVAPIKKELCIPMTDEQNQLFGIDKLNVPRSSLPAVTHVDYSARVQTVHAATNPRFHGLLSAFHSRTGCPTLVNTSFNVRGEPIVCTPQDAYRCFMRTEMDALVLENQILLKHEQPKSSESDQTWMQEFELD; via the coding sequence ATGACGGCCATCCTGGGGATCTCTGCCTACTACCACGACAGCGCCGCAGCACTGCTGATCGACGGCCGCGTGGTCAGCGCAGCGCAGGAAGAACGTTTCAGTCGACGCAAGCACGATCCAAGCTTCCCAAGCCGTGCCATTCGCTTCTGCCTCGATCAAGCGGGGCTGAACATCAGCGACCTGGATGCCGTCACCTACTACGAGAAACCACTGCTCACGTTTGAGCGTCTGCTCGAGACCTACATCGGTGCTTCCCCTCGGGGAGGACGGTCGTTCGTGGCCGCGATGCAGACGTGGCTGAAAGAAAAGCTCTTTCTGAAGCGCACGATCCAAAAGAACTTGCAGACGATTGCTGGCGCTGGATCAACGATTCCTCCTCTGCTGTTCTCGGAGCACCATCTCTCTCACGCCGCAGCCGCATTTTTTCCAAGTCCCTTTGAGTCTGCAGCCGTGCTCTGCATGGATGGCGTTGGGGAATGGGCGACCACATCAGCCTGGATCGGCACAGGGCATGAATTGAAGCCCCACTGGGAACTTTCTTTCCCACATTCACTGGGGCTTCTGTATTCAGCTTTCACCTTTTATTGCGGATTCAAGGTGAACTCAGGAGAATACAAATTAATGGGACTTGCCCCCTATGGCGAACCCAAATATGTTGACATGATTTACAACCATTTAATCGACGTCAAACCCGATGGAACCTTCAGGCTCAATCTTGAATTTTTCAAGTTCCATCGTGGATTTCGAATGACAAGCCAACGCTTCCATGCGTTGTTTGGCCAACCGCCGCGTGATCCTGAAAGTGATCTCGAGCCGTTTCACATGGACCTGGCCGCATCCATCCAGGTCGTCACCGAAAGAATCGTGCTTGCCCTTGCGCGCAGCTTGCACAAAGAAACTGGCGCAAAACACTTATGCCTTGCGGGTGGCGTCGCATTGAATTGTGTTGCTAACGGCAGGCTGCTACGCGAGGGTCCATTCGACAAGATTTGGATCCAACCCGCCAGCGGCGATGCCGGATCAGCCCTTGGCGCCGCACTGATCACCTGGCATCAGCACTTCAACCAGCCGCGCTCTTTACCTGCGGGCGACACCATGCAGGGCACTTATTTAGGTCCAGCCTTCAGCAACCAAGACATTTGCAACTATCTGCAAGAACAGGACATCCCTTTCCACACCGAACATGACGAGCAGCTGTTCAACACGGTTGCCGAGCTTCTTGACCAAGGCAAGGTGGTGGGCTGGCTGAATGGACGCATGGAATTTGGGCCACGGTCGCTTGGAGCCCGATCCATCCTTGGAGATCCACGCAGTCAAGCGATGCAAAGCGTGATGAACCTGAAAATCAAATACCGCGAAAGCTTCCGACCTTTCGCACCCTCGGTGATGGCAGAGCATGTGAGTGATCAGTTCGAACTTGATCAAGACAGCCCCTACATGTTGATTGTGGCGCCTATAAAAAAAGAGCTCTGTATTCCGATGACTGACGAGCAAAATCAGCTTTTTGGCATCGACAAGCTGAATGTGCCGCGCTCATCGCTGCCTGCCGTCACCCACGTGGACTATTCAGCACGGGTGCAAACCGTTCATGCTGCCACTAACCCCAGGTTTCATGGCCTGCTATCGGCCTTCCATTCCCGCACGGGCTGTCCCACGCTTGTGAACACCAGCTTCAATGTGCGCGGCGAACCGATTGTTTGCACACCGCAAGATGCTTACCGCTGTTTCATGCGCACCGAAATGGATGCGTTGGTGCTGGAAAACCAAATCCTGCTGAAACACGAACAACCCAAATCATCGGAATCCGACCAAACCTGGATGCAGGAATTCGAGCTGGATTAA